From the Geminocystis sp. M7585_C2015_104 genome, the window TTACCACCGAAACCGAATTGAACTATCTTATCGAGTCTCTCGATAACTACATTGGTGATAATAACAGGGGAAATATTAAGTCTTTATAAGGATTTTCCTTCCCGTCTTTACAGTGGTCCGGAAAAATGTAAAAATAGATACAGAATACAGAACCCTTGTAGGCATGAAAGTGAGGGAAAAATGGGGATAATGGACACTAAATACCGTGGTTTTGCTTATTCCCCCCTAAAAAGGGTGTTGGAGTGGGGAGAAGGGGGGGTTGAGGCTGGCAGATACAGAGGCTGTCACTGGAATTATCAACTCCCCAGACACGTAATACAAGCTCAACCAAAAGTGGATTTGGTTTATCGAGGAGTTTCTTATTGTCGCCAGTCAACGGGTGTACACTCCCCCATTACCGATTCTA encodes:
- a CDS encoding DUF4278 domain-containing protein → MDTKYRGFAYSPLKRVLEWGEGGVEAGRYRGCHWNYQLPRHVIQAQPKVDLVYRGVSYCRQSTGVHSPITDSITNSTLHQIHMENIRCNLERRIQVAKEKNDKHLLSLLQREYQELDLAEGL